A portion of the Hydractinia symbiolongicarpus strain clone_291-10 chromosome 10, HSymV2.1, whole genome shotgun sequence genome contains these proteins:
- the LOC130612468 gene encoding LIM/homeobox protein Lhx2-like, whose translation MLLKMDESEVSICEVCWLKITDRFYLQVGTKKLHNKCLKCRACMTSLCSDTSCYEKNEQIFCRTCYFKLFSIPNCLGCKQEISSSDFVMQAKKTYYHVNCFRCSLCSVLLKKGDKYGIRNLQLLCEPHYLCDARIQKPLSTPANENEGTNRKIIQENPARNIKRSNTDQHFLGDVNNKHIKLSVDIEPLQLPSLLADIDEKEEQDITVTTSCDEVNRDKTISAFSSSTSTLLDKQIGSPVLNYSDHDQSHSISPSTSSGDEEKLLTENPKTKRKSRSKDGKPKRIRTTFKNFQLLAMKDLFDIEKNPDSAALQKLSEKVGLTKRVLQVWFQNARAKHRKGLSIFSDAVVRTSLDEQADKKQADEKPDFDPESSTILGDESKKGETMTPVS comes from the exons ATGTTACTGAAAATGGATGAATCCGAAGTTAGCATCTGCGAAGTTTGCTGGCTAAAAATCACTGATAGGTTCTACCTTCAAGTCGGCACAAAGAAGCTTCACAATAAATGTTTGAAATGTCGAGCATGTATGACGTCATTATGTTCAGATACGTCATGTTACGAAAAGAATGAACAAATATTCTGCAGAACGTGCTATTTCAA ATTGTTTTCCATACCAAATTGTTTGGGATGCAAGCAGGAAATCTCCTCGTCTGATTTTGTGATGCaagcaaaaaaaacttattatcATGTTAACTGTTTTCGCTGTTCCCTTTGCTCAGTACTGCTGAAAAAAGGCGACAAGTACGGCATTCGAAATCTTCAGCTACTGTGCGAACCACATTATCTCTGTGATGCGAGGATTCAAAAACCGCTTTCTACaccagcaaatgaaaacgagG GAACCAACAGAAAAATAATACAAGAAAATCCAGCACGAAATATAAAAAGATCAAACACGGACCAACATTTTCTTGGAGACGTaaataacaaacacataaagCTTAGCGTCGATATTGAGCCATTACAGCTACCATCTTTACTGGCTGATATCGATGAAAAAGAAGAGCAAGATATAACGGTGACGACATCGTGTGACGAAGTTAATCGAGACAAAACCATATCGGCTTTTAGTTCTTCTACAAGCACTTTGCTTGACAAACAAATTGGTTCGCCTGTGTTAAATTACTCTGACCACGATCAATCGCACTCTATCTCGCCTTCAACAAGCAGTGGAGACGAAGAAAAATTGCTTACGGAAAACCCAAAAACGAAACGTAAAAGTCGGTCCAAAGACGGAAAACCGAAACGTATACGAACtactttcaaaaattttcagctTTTGGCAATGAAAGATCTGTTCGATATTGAAAAGAACCCAGACTCAGCCGCTTTGCAAAAACTGTCCGAAAAAGTTGGTTTAACAAAACGGGTTCTTCAAGTTTGGTTTCAGAATGCTCGAGCTAAACATCGAAAGGGTTTGAGTATATTTAGTGATGCTGTTGTAAGAACGTCGTTGGACGAACAAGCCGATAAAAAACAAGCCGATGAAAAACCGGACTTCGACCCTGAGTCATCTACAATTTTAGGGGATGAATCAAAAAAGGGAGAAACAATGACCCCTGTTTCATAA